In one window of Clostridia bacterium DNA:
- a CDS encoding DUF2161 family putative PD-(D/E)XK-type phosphodiesterase produces MNSKKKKDFREEDLYKPIYEYLSGLGYKVRSEVSHCDIAAVKGEELLVVEMKKSLNLDVILQATLRQKLADMVYVAVPKPGRELFSKRWNNLSYLLKRLQLGLMVVSLKEDYSCVEVVFEPAVFDVIKNKKQSKKKRQNLIKEFDARYGDFNTGGSTGKKLMTAYKEMAIHTACCLMKYGPLSPKTLRKLGTDEKKTTAILRDNHYGWFEHKARGLYDINENGCLTVEGYTELYKYYMGLIEEKKPE; encoded by the coding sequence ATGAACAGTAAAAAGAAAAAGGACTTCCGTGAGGAGGATCTATACAAACCAATATATGAATACCTAAGCGGCTTGGGGTATAAAGTCCGCAGCGAGGTCAGCCACTGCGACATAGCTGCAGTAAAAGGTGAAGAGCTTCTTGTAGTTGAGATGAAAAAAAGCCTGAATCTCGATGTGATCCTGCAGGCTACTTTAAGGCAAAAGCTCGCGGACATGGTGTATGTGGCTGTGCCAAAACCGGGCAGGGAGCTTTTCTCTAAAAGATGGAATAACCTCAGCTATTTGCTTAAGAGGCTGCAGCTTGGTCTCATGGTTGTGTCCCTCAAAGAAGATTATTCCTGTGTCGAGGTTGTGTTTGAGCCTGCGGTATTTGATGTGATCAAGAACAAGAAGCAGAGCAAGAAGAAAAGGCAGAATCTCATAAAGGAATTTGATGCCAGGTATGGGGATTTCAACACCGGAGGCAGTACGGGAAAAAAGCTTATGACCGCTTATAAGGAAATGGCTATACATACAGCCTGCTGTCTGATGAAATACGGCCCCTTAAGTCCAAAGACCTTGAGGAAGCTTGGCACTGATGAAAAGAAGACCACAGCTATTCTTAGAGATAATCATTATGGATGGTTTGAACATAAAGCCAGAGGTCTGTATGACATTAATGAAAACGGATGTCTGACAGTCGAGGGATATACAGAATTATATAAATATTATATGGGTTTGATAGAAGAGAAAAAGCCGGAGTGA